In Sphingobacterium thalpophilum, a genomic segment contains:
- a CDS encoding sprT domain-containing protein, translated as MQDYSATLKKYMPEEAAPIISNWINHTRCLFKISRSRSTKLGDYRAPFKGSPHRISVNHDLNSYSFLITTIHEFAHLQTWNKHQHRVKPHGSEWKSNFKELMDPFLKLNIFPADISSAIHRYMENPAASSCTDLHLFRTLKSYDTVKTSALTVESLEDGHFFKLKNGRSFQRIEKIRKRYKCMELSSKRMYLFNPIAEVFLLEQ; from the coding sequence ATGCAAGATTATAGTGCTACCCTAAAAAAATACATGCCCGAAGAAGCAGCACCGATTATATCCAACTGGATTAACCACACCCGCTGCCTATTTAAAATCTCTCGTTCAAGAAGTACGAAGCTAGGAGATTACCGTGCACCTTTTAAAGGAAGTCCACATCGCATCTCGGTCAACCATGATTTAAATTCATATTCGTTTTTGATTACGACTATCCATGAATTCGCACATTTACAAACTTGGAATAAACATCAGCATCGTGTCAAACCACATGGTTCGGAATGGAAGAGCAACTTTAAAGAGCTTATGGATCCTTTTCTAAAATTGAATATCTTCCCGGCTGATATCAGTAGCGCCATTCATCGCTATATGGAAAATCCTGCGGCTTCCAGCTGCACCGACCTCCACCTATTTCGCACCTTAAAATCATATGATACCGTCAAAACCAGTGCCCTTACGGTAGAATCCCTGGAGGATGGTCATTTCTTTAAACTCAAAAACGGGCGTTCATTTCAACGTATTGAGAAGATAAGAAAACGCTATAAGTGCATGGAATTGAGCAGCAAACGTATGTACCTATTCAATCCAATCGCGGAGGTATTTCTGTTGGAACAATGA